A stretch of the Channa argus isolate prfri chromosome 9, Channa argus male v1.0, whole genome shotgun sequence genome encodes the following:
- the LOC137133399 gene encoding mid1-interacting protein 1-B-like, giving the protein MMMQLIETPNQKNSLLNAMNRFIGAVNNMDQTIMVPSLLRDVPLDEDRDLSSLKSDVDEGDMYSYYQVLKSIRRDIEWGVRCATADERRRESMKITRTISSASTSSSISSSSSEEDEDHDEDLEKQFQYHLTGLQGVLSKLTLQANCLTKRYKQEIGIGGWGH; this is encoded by the coding sequence ATGATGATGCAGCTGATAGAAACTCCCAACCAGAAAAACTCCCTCCTCAACGCCATGAACCGCTTCATCGGCGCTGTCAACAACATGGACCAGACTATCATGGTGCCGAGCTTGCTGCGGGACGTCCCACTGGATGAGGACAGGGATTTGAGCTCATTGAAATCGGACGTGGACGAGGGGGACATGTACAGCTATTACCAGGTCCTGAAGTCCATCCGCAGGGACATCGAGTGGGGGGTCCGGTGCGCAACAGCTGATGAGAGGCGCAGGGAGAGCATGAAGATCACCCGCACGATCTCGTCCgcatccacctcctcctctaTATCGTCATCCTCATCAGAAGAGGACGAAGACCATGATGAGGATTTGGAGAAGCAGTTCCAGTACCATCTGACCGGGCTGCAAGGGGTGCTGTCCAAGCTTACGCTGCAGGCCAACTGTCTCACCAAGCGCTACAAACAGGAGATTGGCATCGGAGGATGGGGCCATTAA